One window of Trifolium pratense cultivar HEN17-A07 linkage group LG5, ARS_RC_1.1, whole genome shotgun sequence genomic DNA carries:
- the LOC123887150 gene encoding uncharacterized protein LOC123887150 isoform X1 — MSKLFLCPPNVVLGFITTNPKFDPLSQKHSSFPISLRFRCCTAATTTTTTITASESDTHPFAVSYLINNFDFSPESALKYFNSNKVRFNTLEKPNSVITFLKNNGFSHSDIRIIITKSPWLLSSKPHKTLLPKFQFFLSKGVSSSDIVSLLTANPGILLHGLKKRIIPLFELLSRFLKTDKHVIVRLIRQWHSFDCMSYDLIVANINLMSDFGVCNSAIAVFFQTNTSIFGSTDLIKSLEEVKGLGFDPSTTTFGVALMAKKCMSKTLWNQKVDVFKKWGWSDEAIFQAFRSYPNLMMVSIDKINLLMTFWVNQMGWHSLALTKSPNMFTYSLHKSLHKRIIPRASILQYLLMKGLRKNNASLVMPFSYNEKMFLSKFVFSFKEESDYLLKVYEEKMKTTACHSLNRFLDDKYHPKMR; from the exons ATGTCGAAATTGTTTCTATGCCCACCGAATGTTGTTTTAGGGTTCATAACAACAAACCCTAAATTCGACCCTCTTTCTCAGAAACACTCTTCATTCCCAATTTCACTCAGATTCAGATGCTGCAccgcagcaacaacaacaacaacaacaataacagcATCAGAATCAGACACACACCCATTCGCTGTATCATAtctcatcaacaattttgaTTTCTCACCTGAATCAGCTCTCAAATATTTCAACAGCAATAAGGTTCGTTTCAATACCTTAGAAAAGCCTAATTCGGTTATCACCTTCTTAAAAAACAATGGGTTTTCACACTCCGACATACGCATTATCATCACAAAATCACCATGGTTACTTTCATCAAAACCCCATAAAACCTTATTgccaaagtttcaattttttctatCCAAAGGTGTTTCTTCCTCTGATATTGTTTCATTGTTGACAGCAAACCCTGGAATTTTACTACATGGCTTGAAGAAACGAATAATCCCTCTTTTTGAATTATTAAGTAGGTTCTTGAAAACCGACAAGCATGTCATTGTTCGCTTAATTCGACAATGGCATTCATTTGATTGTATGTCATATGACCTTATTGTGGCTAATATCAATTTGATGAGTGATTTTGGAGTTTGCAATTCTGCCATTGCTGTATTCTTTCAAACAAATACATCTATATTCGGTTCAACTGATTTGATTAAGTCATTGGAGGAAGttaagggtttagggtttgatCCTTCAACGACTACTTTTGGGGTTGCTTTGATGGCCAAGAAATGTATGAGTAAAACACTTTGGAATCAGAAAGTTGATGTCTTTAAGAAATGGGGTTGGTCTGATGAAGCTATTTTTCAAGCATTTAGGTCATATCCTAATTTGATGATGGTTTCAATTGATAAGATTAATTTATTGATGACTTTTTGGGTCAATCAAATGGGTTGGCATTCCTTGGCACTTACTAAATCTCCAAATATGTTTACTTATAGTTTACATAAAAGTTTACATAAAAGGATCATTCCAAGGGCTTCAATTTTGCAATATCTTTTGATGAAAGGTTTGCGAAAAAACAATGCCAGCTTAGTTATGCCATTTAGTTATAATGAGAAAATGTTCTTGAGCAAGTTTGTTTTCAGCTTTAAGGAGGAGTCTGATTATCTATTAAAGGTATATGaggaaaaaatgaaaacaacgGCATGCCACTCGCTAAATAG GTTTTTGGATGATAAATATCATCCGAAAATGCGGTAA
- the LOC123887150 gene encoding uncharacterized protein LOC123887150 isoform X2: MSKLFLCPPNVVLGFITTNPKFDPLSQKHSSFPISLRFRCCTAATTTTTTITASESDTHPFAVSYLINNFDFSPESALKYFNSNKVRFNTLEKPNSVITFLKNNGFSHSDIRIIITKSPWLLSSKPHKTLLPKFQFFLSKGVSSSDIVSLLTANPGILLHGLKKRIIPLFELLSRFLKTDKHVIVRLIRQWHSFDCMSYDLIVANINLMSDFGVCNSAIAVFFQTNTSIFGSTDLIKSLEEVKGLGFDPSTTTFGVALMAKKCMSKTLWNQKVDVFKKWGWSDEAIFQAFRSYPNLMMVSIDKINLLMTFWVNQMGWHSLALTKSPNMFTYSLHKSLHKRIIPRASILQYLLMKGLRKNNASLVMPFSYNEKMFLSKFVFSFKEESDYLLKVYEEKMKTTACHSLNREWLRGFSK; this comes from the exons ATGTCGAAATTGTTTCTATGCCCACCGAATGTTGTTTTAGGGTTCATAACAACAAACCCTAAATTCGACCCTCTTTCTCAGAAACACTCTTCATTCCCAATTTCACTCAGATTCAGATGCTGCAccgcagcaacaacaacaacaacaacaataacagcATCAGAATCAGACACACACCCATTCGCTGTATCATAtctcatcaacaattttgaTTTCTCACCTGAATCAGCTCTCAAATATTTCAACAGCAATAAGGTTCGTTTCAATACCTTAGAAAAGCCTAATTCGGTTATCACCTTCTTAAAAAACAATGGGTTTTCACACTCCGACATACGCATTATCATCACAAAATCACCATGGTTACTTTCATCAAAACCCCATAAAACCTTATTgccaaagtttcaattttttctatCCAAAGGTGTTTCTTCCTCTGATATTGTTTCATTGTTGACAGCAAACCCTGGAATTTTACTACATGGCTTGAAGAAACGAATAATCCCTCTTTTTGAATTATTAAGTAGGTTCTTGAAAACCGACAAGCATGTCATTGTTCGCTTAATTCGACAATGGCATTCATTTGATTGTATGTCATATGACCTTATTGTGGCTAATATCAATTTGATGAGTGATTTTGGAGTTTGCAATTCTGCCATTGCTGTATTCTTTCAAACAAATACATCTATATTCGGTTCAACTGATTTGATTAAGTCATTGGAGGAAGttaagggtttagggtttgatCCTTCAACGACTACTTTTGGGGTTGCTTTGATGGCCAAGAAATGTATGAGTAAAACACTTTGGAATCAGAAAGTTGATGTCTTTAAGAAATGGGGTTGGTCTGATGAAGCTATTTTTCAAGCATTTAGGTCATATCCTAATTTGATGATGGTTTCAATTGATAAGATTAATTTATTGATGACTTTTTGGGTCAATCAAATGGGTTGGCATTCCTTGGCACTTACTAAATCTCCAAATATGTTTACTTATAGTTTACATAAAAGTTTACATAAAAGGATCATTCCAAGGGCTTCAATTTTGCAATATCTTTTGATGAAAGGTTTGCGAAAAAACAATGCCAGCTTAGTTATGCCATTTAGTTATAATGAGAAAATGTTCTTGAGCAAGTTTGTTTTCAGCTTTAAGGAGGAGTCTGATTATCTATTAAAGGTATATGaggaaaaaatgaaaacaacgGCATGCCACTCGCTAAATAG GGAATGGTTAAGAGGgttctcaaaataa